In the Kitasatospora terrestris genome, one interval contains:
- a CDS encoding serine/threonine-protein kinase, whose product MTAGRVVDGRYRLAEKIGHGGMGQVWAGFDERLERHVAVKLLRTDLLADPSDAAASRGEELRRRFLRECRVSAALDHPGLVTVFDAGSDGGELYLVMQRVPGLSLADLIAEDGPLPVEQAAAVAGQVCAALAAVHAVPVVHRDLKPSNVMVRDDGRVVLLDLGIATALDPDATRLTLTGSPIGSPAYMAPEQALAAGADPRSDLYALGCMLHEMLTGQAPFPAPTALGVLRRHVDDPPVPLRALRPELPAAVEVLVLDLLAKRPADRPADAQQVHARLLPLLPAPTVAPQPPHGAVPDPTRPYRYPHHPQPPSGTRPGPPRPDRRPGPGTPPPAAASVPVVMPALPDPRLAPTGPAPTPVPAPEAGPAGRAEALAEACARLSDLVAAGRHGEVLALAADLLPRAVAELGPGAPLVLTVRTIRARTLLAADRPADALAEYRALLAAHPADSPAVPGLRERAGLAQVAAGDREGGWQALLELLLDTERRLGPHHEDVRRLRRHLEQLGATRTTSGNPYTA is encoded by the coding sequence GTGACCGCCGGCCGGGTGGTCGACGGCCGCTACCGGCTCGCCGAGAAGATCGGCCACGGCGGGATGGGCCAGGTCTGGGCGGGCTTCGACGAGCGGCTGGAACGACACGTCGCCGTGAAACTGCTGCGCACCGACCTGCTGGCCGACCCGTCCGACGCCGCCGCGAGCCGCGGCGAGGAACTGCGCCGCCGCTTCCTGCGCGAGTGCCGGGTCAGCGCCGCCCTCGACCACCCCGGACTGGTCACCGTCTTCGACGCCGGCTCGGACGGCGGCGAGCTGTACCTCGTGATGCAGCGGGTGCCCGGCCTCAGCCTCGCCGACCTGATCGCCGAGGACGGACCGCTGCCCGTCGAGCAGGCCGCCGCCGTCGCCGGCCAGGTGTGCGCCGCGCTCGCCGCCGTGCACGCCGTCCCCGTGGTCCACCGCGACCTGAAACCCAGCAACGTGATGGTCCGGGACGACGGCCGGGTGGTCCTGCTCGACCTCGGCATCGCCACCGCCCTCGACCCCGACGCCACCCGCCTCACCCTCACCGGCAGCCCGATCGGCAGCCCCGCCTACATGGCCCCCGAACAGGCCCTCGCCGCCGGCGCCGACCCGCGCAGCGACCTGTACGCGCTCGGCTGCATGCTGCACGAGATGCTGACCGGCCAAGCACCGTTCCCCGCTCCCACCGCGCTCGGCGTCCTGCGCCGGCACGTCGACGACCCGCCGGTGCCGCTGCGCGCACTGCGCCCCGAGCTCCCCGCCGCCGTCGAAGTCCTCGTCCTCGACCTGCTCGCCAAACGGCCCGCCGACCGGCCCGCCGACGCCCAGCAGGTCCACGCCCGGCTGCTGCCGCTGCTCCCCGCCCCGACCGTCGCCCCGCAACCGCCGCACGGCGCCGTCCCGGACCCGACCCGTCCCTACCGCTACCCGCACCACCCGCAGCCGCCGTCCGGTACGCGGCCGGGCCCGCCCCGGCCGGACCGCCGACCCGGACCCGGCACGCCGCCACCGGCCGCCGCCTCCGTCCCCGTCGTGATGCCCGCGCTGCCCGACCCCCGCCTCGCCCCCACCGGCCCGGCCCCCACCCCGGTCCCCGCCCCGGAGGCCGGACCCGCCGGCAGGGCGGAAGCCCTGGCCGAAGCCTGCGCCCGGCTCTCCGACCTGGTCGCCGCCGGCCGGCACGGCGAGGTTCTGGCCCTCGCCGCCGACCTGCTGCCCCGCGCGGTCGCCGAACTCGGCCCCGGCGCACCCCTGGTCCTCACCGTCCGCACCATCCGGGCCCGCACCCTGCTCGCCGCCGACCGCCCCGCCGACGCGCTCGCCGAGTACCGGGCACTGCTCGCCGCACACCCGGCCGACTCCCCGGCCGTCCCCGGCCTGCGCGAGCGCGCCGGACTCGCCCAGGTCGCGGCCGGCGACCGCGAGGGCGGCTGGCAGGCCCTCCTGGAACTGCTGCTCGACACCGAACGCCGGCTCGGCCCGCACCACGAGGACGTCCGCCGCCTGCGCCGGCACCTCGAACAGCTCGGCGCCACCCGCACCACCAGCGGCAACCCGTACACGGCCTGA
- a CDS encoding SurA N-terminal domain-containing protein, whose protein sequence is MIRTSSIRRRTRTAVGAAGLALAAAALTACGTQPAHQGAAAVVGGQRISIAAVDARVAEVRDGVAAAQGQNGGAHNERAGLARKTVSDLVLDRVIAQALTDHGLSVTDTEIADGRSADAKALGGEAQLARELLLRQAVPSGGIDAFYRQQLGIQKLAAAQGEDPRTDAGNAAIRKALVAAGTELDIQVNPRYGHWDVQQIGLADTVDPWLPQNTNPA, encoded by the coding sequence GTGATCCGCACCAGCTCCATCCGCCGCCGCACGCGGACCGCCGTCGGCGCCGCGGGCCTCGCGCTCGCCGCCGCCGCGCTCACCGCCTGCGGGACGCAGCCGGCGCACCAGGGCGCCGCAGCGGTCGTCGGCGGCCAGCGGATCAGCATCGCCGCGGTGGACGCCCGGGTCGCCGAGGTCCGGGACGGCGTCGCCGCCGCGCAGGGCCAGAACGGCGGCGCCCACAACGAGCGCGCCGGCCTCGCCCGCAAGACCGTCTCCGACCTCGTCCTGGACCGGGTCATCGCCCAGGCCCTCACCGACCACGGCCTCAGCGTCACCGACACGGAGATCGCCGACGGGCGCAGCGCCGACGCCAAGGCACTCGGCGGGGAGGCCCAGCTCGCCCGGGAACTCCTGCTCCGGCAGGCGGTGCCGAGCGGCGGCATCGACGCGTTCTACCGGCAGCAGCTCGGCATCCAGAAGCTCGCCGCCGCGCAGGGCGAGGACCCCCGCACCGACGCCGGCAACGCCGCCATCCGCAAGGCCCTGGTGGCCGCCGGCACCGAACTCGACATCCAGGTCAACCCCCGCTACGGCCACTGGGACGTCCAGCAGATCGGCCTCGCCGACACCGTCGACCCCTGGCTCCCCCAGAACACCAACCCCGCCTGA
- a CDS encoding DUF4352 domain-containing protein yields MAVTTTARRSAAFLLGASLLVLGATACGPSDSGVSTEAKPSAPASAAASAGAGAGAAESKPAAAAAKVGDTIALKGIEKSNTADVTLVKVVDNAEGEDEFTKPADGKRFVAVQFRIKATGSKAYSDAPMNSAKLLDAQGQAFGTAIADTKAGPSFQVPANIAPGESVLGFLTFEVPKDAVLAKAQFSLDSGIADQTGQWKLG; encoded by the coding sequence ATGGCCGTCACCACCACCGCCCGCCGTAGCGCCGCGTTCCTGCTGGGTGCTTCGCTGCTGGTCCTGGGCGCCACCGCCTGCGGCCCGTCCGACAGCGGGGTGTCCACCGAGGCGAAGCCGAGCGCTCCGGCGTCCGCCGCCGCCAGTGCCGGTGCCGGTGCCGGTGCCGCCGAGTCGAAGCCGGCCGCGGCCGCCGCCAAGGTGGGCGACACGATCGCGCTGAAGGGCATCGAGAAGAGCAACACCGCCGACGTCACCCTGGTGAAGGTGGTCGACAACGCGGAGGGGGAGGACGAGTTCACCAAGCCGGCCGACGGCAAGCGCTTCGTCGCGGTGCAGTTCCGGATCAAGGCGACCGGCAGCAAGGCGTACAGCGACGCCCCGATGAACAGCGCCAAGCTGCTGGACGCGCAGGGCCAGGCGTTCGGCACCGCGATCGCGGACACCAAGGCGGGCCCGTCGTTCCAGGTCCCGGCGAACATCGCCCCGGGGGAGAGCGTGCTCGGCTTCCTCACCTTCGAGGTGCCGAAGGACGCGGTGCTCGCCAAGGCCCAGTTCAGCCTGGACAGCGGCATCGCCGACCAGACCGGCCAGTGGAAGCTCGGCTGA
- a CDS encoding SDR family NAD(P)-dependent oxidoreductase: MRVTGAVVVIAVLDGGSGAELARRFTAAGAARLLIADLRPGVAEDLATELDRPDCHVVGVSGDIHRPSDIAALVSTAVKHLGPIDLFAVAGPDGERIVQLADLPDHLDPLADLLALLGEAIGEVVPQQRRSPEPAAVA, encoded by the coding sequence ATGCGGGTAACCGGGGCAGTGGTGGTCATCGCGGTGCTCGACGGAGGTTCGGGGGCGGAACTCGCCCGCCGCTTCACCGCCGCCGGCGCCGCCCGCCTCCTCATCGCCGACCTGCGGCCCGGCGTCGCCGAGGACCTCGCCACCGAACTCGACCGGCCCGACTGCCACGTCGTCGGCGTCTCCGGTGACATCCACCGCCCCAGCGACATCGCCGCGCTGGTCTCCACCGCCGTCAAGCACCTCGGCCCGATCGACCTCTTCGCGGTCGCCGGCCCCGACGGCGAGCGGATCGTCCAGCTCGCCGACCTCCCCGACCACCTCGACCCGCTCGCCGACCTCCTCGCCCTGCTCGGCGAGGCGATCGGCGAGGTCGTCCCGCAGCAGCGGCGCAGCCCGGAGCCGGCCGCCGTCGCCTAG
- a CDS encoding N-6 DNA methylase has protein sequence MPDRPEVTAVEIARLAGVGRAAVSNWRRRHPDFPRPVGGTDSSPTFPLDQVEQWLRDQGKIAELPPLERAWQQLETLRDPDGPPVAPLIGAGAFLLLLHRDPAAWTALADRPDTRLATDLPRALRHAARAAIGPDATDRLGLPPLVGPTYLDLARLLARLADAHGAPAAYEQLLTRHAEANTRQLAPTPPEAAALLAALPQTGTAPHAAETTGAAAARPHRAADAGGAPLDEPGVAPWHTGAVSRPDSGAADGPSGAAAPAWPHAAAAAGGPAVPPGPSAAGAVTVLDPACGLGALLLAAGPGAVRAGQDLDAGYAALAVLRLALQTPGAWPGPLAVDLRPGDALRADAHPGLLADAVLCQPPYNERDWGHDELQFDPRWSGGVVPPRGESELAWLLHCLSHTRPGGLAALLLPPTVASRRAGRRVRSELIRTGALRAVVALPAGTAPPYGVPLHLWVLRRPRPGDDFRQVLLLDAAAAHPAAEGGRDRIDWPALTRTVLDTWYAFDAAARSGGPLPADRPGVHRTVTALDLLDDETDLSPARHLPAAPTAPPDTLSHLRTRVGELLGTLADLDARLPEVTAVAEPVVPPSVTVGELARAGALEVHSSGQGPAAGTGATPLLTDQDLLAGRPPSGTTDATDAPTARPGDVLLPALGGETAHAVRAGDPYDGAVLGPRLHLLRPDPEQVDPDYLAGRLRATGAARRASSYASTTTRLDIRRLELPRLPVERQRVLGAAFRRLADFRTDLARTTELADTLTRTLTDALAAGTVEPADGGGESDG, from the coding sequence ATGCCGGACCGCCCCGAGGTGACCGCCGTCGAGATCGCCCGGCTCGCCGGCGTCGGCCGGGCCGCCGTCTCCAACTGGCGCCGCCGTCACCCCGACTTCCCGCGCCCGGTCGGCGGCACCGACAGCAGCCCGACCTTCCCGCTCGACCAGGTCGAGCAGTGGCTCCGCGACCAGGGCAAGATCGCCGAACTGCCGCCGCTGGAGCGGGCCTGGCAGCAGCTGGAGACCCTGCGCGACCCCGACGGCCCCCCGGTCGCCCCGCTGATCGGAGCCGGCGCCTTCCTGCTGCTGCTCCACCGCGACCCCGCCGCCTGGACCGCACTCGCCGACCGGCCCGACACCCGGCTCGCCACCGACCTGCCCCGCGCCCTGCGACACGCCGCCCGCGCCGCGATCGGCCCCGACGCCACCGACCGCCTCGGCCTCCCCCCGCTGGTCGGCCCCACCTACCTCGACCTGGCCCGCCTCCTCGCCCGCCTCGCCGACGCCCACGGCGCGCCGGCCGCCTACGAGCAGCTGCTCACCCGCCACGCCGAGGCCAACACCCGCCAGCTCGCCCCCACCCCGCCCGAAGCCGCCGCCCTCCTCGCCGCCCTCCCCCAGACCGGCACGGCGCCGCACGCCGCCGAGACGACAGGCGCCGCTGCGGCCCGGCCGCACCGCGCCGCGGACGCGGGCGGGGCACCGCTGGACGAGCCGGGCGTCGCGCCGTGGCACACCGGCGCCGTGTCGCGACCCGACTCCGGAGCGGCCGACGGGCCGTCCGGCGCCGCCGCCCCGGCCTGGCCGCACGCCGCTGCCGCTGCCGGTGGCCCGGCGGTTCCGCCCGGTCCGTCGGCTGCCGGGGCGGTGACGGTGCTCGACCCGGCCTGCGGGCTGGGGGCGCTGCTGCTGGCGGCCGGGCCGGGGGCCGTCCGGGCCGGGCAGGACCTGGACGCCGGGTACGCCGCGCTCGCCGTGCTGCGGCTCGCCCTGCAGACGCCCGGCGCGTGGCCCGGCCCGCTCGCGGTCGACCTTCGTCCCGGTGACGCGCTGCGGGCCGACGCGCACCCCGGCCTGCTCGCCGACGCGGTGCTCTGCCAGCCGCCGTACAACGAACGCGACTGGGGCCACGACGAGTTGCAGTTCGACCCGCGCTGGTCCGGCGGCGTCGTCCCGCCGCGCGGCGAGTCCGAACTGGCGTGGCTGCTGCACTGCCTGTCGCACACCCGCCCCGGCGGCCTCGCCGCCCTGCTCCTGCCGCCGACCGTCGCCTCGCGCCGGGCCGGCCGCCGGGTCCGCTCCGAGCTGATCCGCACCGGCGCGCTGCGCGCCGTGGTCGCGCTGCCCGCCGGCACGGCCCCGCCGTACGGCGTGCCGCTGCACCTGTGGGTGCTGCGCCGGCCGCGGCCCGGTGACGACTTCCGGCAGGTGCTGCTCCTGGACGCGGCCGCCGCCCACCCGGCGGCGGAGGGCGGCCGGGACCGGATCGACTGGCCGGCGCTCACCCGGACCGTCCTCGACACCTGGTACGCCTTCGACGCCGCCGCCCGCTCCGGCGGCCCGCTCCCGGCCGACCGCCCGGGCGTGCACCGCACCGTCACCGCGCTGGACCTGCTGGACGACGAGACCGACCTGTCGCCCGCCCGCCACCTGCCGGCCGCCCCCACCGCACCGCCCGACACCCTCTCCCACCTGCGGACCCGTGTCGGCGAGCTGCTCGGCACGCTCGCCGACCTGGACGCCCGGCTGCCGGAGGTCACCGCCGTCGCCGAGCCGGTCGTCCCGCCGTCGGTCACGGTCGGGGAACTCGCCCGCGCCGGTGCCCTGGAGGTCCACTCCTCCGGTCAGGGCCCGGCCGCCGGCACCGGCGCCACCCCGCTGCTCACCGACCAGGACCTGCTGGCCGGCCGCCCCCCGTCCGGCACCACCGACGCCACCGACGCGCCGACCGCGCGTCCCGGCGACGTCCTGCTGCCCGCGCTGGGCGGCGAGACCGCGCACGCGGTACGCGCGGGCGACCCGTACGACGGCGCGGTGCTCGGCCCGCGCCTGCACCTGCTGCGTCCCGACCCCGAGCAGGTCGACCCGGACTACCTGGCGGGCCGGCTGCGCGCCACCGGCGCCGCCCGCCGGGCCAGCAGCTACGCCTCCACCACCACCCGCCTGGACATCCGGCGGCTCGAACTGCCGCGCCTCCCGGTCGAACGCCAGCGGGTCCTCGGCGCGGCGTTCCGCCGCCTCGCCGACTTCCGGACCGACCTGGCCCGCACCACCGAGCTGGCCGACACGCTCACCCGGACCCTCACCGACGCCCTCGCCGCCGGCACCGTGGAGCCCGCCGACGGCGGCGGGGAGAGCGACGGATAA
- a CDS encoding MazG family protein, whose product MDTPKLTLLTTTHRVAPGLLSWPAWEALRSAPRVLAGDASHPQLPAVRQAGVVVEVVERGSAPALARMLVEAAPVLWLGSADGDPGLTDALARISVEEAGRVPEIEVLPGSYDLPGARLLDLASVMDRLRSPGGCPWDAEQTHASLVKYLVEEAFELVEAIEEGDRETLREELGDVLLQVFFHSRIAEEHPDDPFSIDDVAGDIVEKLMYRHPHVFGDVEASGAAQVEANWEQLKAAEKQRESVLDGVPAGLPALAYAAKLVSRVRRANFVGVPDGAYELPAELTERSAGDLLLAIAQRAYDADVDVDAALRAAARRYRAAVRQAEGLNP is encoded by the coding sequence GTGGACACTCCGAAGCTGACGTTGCTCACCACTACTCACCGCGTGGCCCCCGGGCTGCTCTCCTGGCCCGCGTGGGAGGCGTTGCGGTCCGCGCCGCGGGTCCTCGCGGGCGACGCCTCGCACCCGCAGCTGCCCGCCGTCCGCCAGGCGGGCGTCGTGGTGGAGGTGGTGGAGCGGGGTTCCGCTCCGGCGCTGGCACGGATGCTGGTGGAGGCGGCGCCGGTGCTGTGGCTGGGCAGTGCGGACGGTGACCCGGGGCTGACGGACGCGCTGGCGCGGATCTCGGTGGAGGAGGCGGGCCGGGTGCCGGAGATCGAGGTGCTGCCGGGCTCGTACGACCTGCCGGGTGCGCGGCTGCTCGACCTGGCGTCGGTGATGGACCGGCTGCGTTCGCCGGGGGGCTGTCCGTGGGACGCCGAGCAGACGCACGCGAGCCTGGTGAAGTACCTGGTGGAGGAGGCGTTCGAGCTGGTCGAGGCGATCGAGGAGGGGGATCGGGAGACCCTGCGCGAGGAGCTCGGCGACGTGCTGCTCCAGGTGTTCTTCCATTCGCGGATCGCCGAGGAGCACCCGGACGACCCGTTCTCGATCGACGACGTGGCCGGCGACATCGTGGAGAAGCTGATGTACCGGCACCCGCACGTCTTCGGTGACGTGGAGGCGTCGGGTGCGGCGCAGGTCGAGGCGAACTGGGAGCAGTTGAAGGCGGCCGAGAAGCAGCGGGAGTCGGTGCTCGACGGGGTGCCGGCGGGGCTGCCGGCGCTCGCGTACGCGGCGAAGCTGGTCTCCCGGGTGCGGCGGGCCAACTTCGTGGGCGTGCCGGACGGCGCGTACGAGCTGCCGGCGGAGCTGACCGAGCGGTCGGCGGGCGACCTGCTGCTCGCGATCGCCCAGCGCGCGTACGACGCGGACGTGGACGTGGACGCCGCCCTGCGGGCCGCCGCCCGCCGCTACCGCGCCGCGGTGCGACAGGCCGAGGGCCTCAACCCGTAG
- the mfd gene encoding transcription-repair coupling factor, translating into MSLSGLLDVVVRDAALAEAIEAAATGHRQHLDLVGPPAARPFAIAALARSLAARSGELGRPVLAVTATGREAEDLAASLRSLLPPDAVAEFPAWETLPHERLSPRSDTVGRRLAVLRRIVHPRADDPAAGPVQVVVAPVRSVLQPQVKGLAELEPVALQRGEQHDLGEVARKLAAAAYSRVELVEKRGEFAVRGGILDVFPPTEEHPLRVEFWGDDVEEIRYFKVADQRSLEIAEHGLWAPPCRELLLTDEVRARAAELAQDHPELAEILDKIAQGIAVEGMESLAPVLVDDMELLLDVLPKGSVAVVCDPERVRTRAADLVATSQEFLQASWVAAAAGADRPIDIEMIDVSAASLWPLASVREHAADIGLPWWSVSPFATSDSSVSEMLEFDADTLTLGMHAVEAYRGDTARAIADAKERLNADWRVVMVTEGHGPASRLAEVLGNEGIPARLVADLADAPTRDVVHVSCGSIEHGFVDETLKLTVITETDLSGQRSSTKDMRRMPSRRRNAIDPLALAAGDFVVHEQHGVGRYVEMVQRTVQGATREYLVLEYAPAKRGHPGDRLFVPTDQLDQVTKYVGGEAPTLHRLGGADWAKTKQRAKRAVKEIAADLIKLYSARMAAPGHTFGPDTPWQRELEDAFPYAETPDQLTTIAEVKADMEKSVPMDRLICGDVGYGKTEIAVRAAFKAVQDGKQVAVLVPTTLLVQQHFSTFAERYANFPVNVKALSRFQTDAEAKAVLEGLFEGSVDVVIGTHRLFSSETRFKDLGLVIVDEEQRFGVEHKEQLKKLRANVDVLTMSATPIPRTLEMAVTGIREMSTITTPPEERHPVLTFVGPYDEKQIAAAIRRELLREGQVFYIHNRVESIDKAAARLKDLVPEARVATAHGQMGETQLEKVVVDFWEKEFDVLVSTTIVESGIDISNANTLIVERGDTFGLSQLHQLRGRVGRGRERGYAYMLYPPEKPLTETAHERLATIAQHTEMGAGMYVAMKDLEIRGAGNLLGGEQSGHIAGVGFDLYMRMVGEAVAEFRESLEAGGGEPEEEPLEVKIELPVDAHVPHDYAPGERLRLQAYRSIAAVNSEQDIVQVREELTDRYGKLPEPVENLLLVAALRLYARRCGIGDITLQGNFVRFGPVELRESQELRLNRLYPRTQIKSAAQQLLVPKPASGGRIGGKPLVGRELLAWCTEFLTTMFDDLAGAKR; encoded by the coding sequence ATGAGCCTGTCCGGACTGCTCGATGTCGTCGTACGCGACGCCGCTCTCGCCGAGGCGATCGAGGCGGCCGCCACGGGACACAGGCAGCACCTCGACCTGGTCGGCCCGCCCGCCGCCAGGCCGTTCGCGATCGCCGCGCTGGCCCGCTCGCTCGCCGCCAGGAGCGGGGAGCTCGGCCGGCCGGTGCTCGCGGTGACCGCCACCGGCCGGGAGGCCGAGGACCTGGCGGCGTCCCTGCGCTCGCTGCTGCCGCCCGACGCGGTCGCCGAGTTCCCGGCCTGGGAGACCCTGCCGCACGAGCGGCTCTCCCCGCGCTCCGACACCGTCGGCCGGCGGCTCGCCGTGCTGCGCCGGATCGTCCACCCGCGTGCCGACGACCCGGCGGCCGGGCCCGTCCAGGTCGTGGTGGCGCCGGTGCGCAGCGTGCTGCAGCCGCAGGTCAAGGGCCTGGCCGAGCTGGAGCCGGTGGCGCTGCAGCGCGGTGAGCAGCACGACCTCGGCGAGGTGGCCCGCAAGCTCGCGGCGGCCGCCTACTCCCGGGTGGAACTGGTCGAGAAGCGCGGCGAGTTCGCGGTGCGCGGCGGCATCCTGGACGTCTTCCCGCCGACCGAGGAGCACCCGCTGCGGGTGGAGTTCTGGGGCGACGACGTCGAGGAGATCCGCTACTTCAAGGTGGCCGACCAGCGCTCGCTGGAGATCGCCGAGCACGGCCTGTGGGCGCCGCCCTGCCGCGAACTGCTGCTGACCGACGAGGTCCGCGCGCGGGCGGCCGAGCTGGCGCAGGACCACCCGGAACTGGCCGAGATCCTCGACAAGATCGCCCAGGGCATCGCCGTCGAGGGCATGGAGTCGCTGGCCCCGGTCCTGGTCGACGACATGGAGCTGCTGCTGGACGTGCTGCCCAAGGGCTCGGTCGCGGTGGTCTGCGACCCGGAGCGGGTCCGCACCCGGGCGGCCGACCTGGTGGCCACCAGCCAGGAGTTCCTGCAGGCCTCCTGGGTGGCCGCGGCGGCCGGCGCCGACCGGCCGATCGACATCGAGATGATCGACGTCTCGGCCGCCTCGCTCTGGCCGCTGGCCTCGGTGCGCGAGCACGCCGCCGACATCGGCCTGCCCTGGTGGTCGGTCAGCCCGTTCGCGACCAGTGACTCCAGCGTGAGCGAGATGCTGGAGTTCGACGCCGACACGCTCACCCTGGGCATGCACGCGGTGGAGGCGTACCGGGGCGACACCGCGCGCGCCATCGCCGACGCCAAGGAGCGGCTGAACGCCGACTGGCGGGTCGTGATGGTGACCGAGGGCCACGGCCCGGCGTCCCGGCTCGCCGAGGTGCTCGGCAACGAGGGCATCCCGGCCCGGCTGGTCGCCGACCTCGCCGACGCCCCGACCCGGGACGTCGTCCACGTCTCCTGCGGCTCCATCGAGCACGGCTTCGTCGACGAGACGCTCAAGCTGACCGTCATCACCGAGACCGACCTGTCCGGCCAGAGGTCCTCCACCAAGGACATGCGCCGGATGCCGTCCCGCCGCCGCAACGCGATCGACCCGCTCGCCCTCGCGGCCGGCGACTTCGTCGTCCACGAGCAGCACGGCGTCGGCCGGTACGTGGAGATGGTGCAGCGCACCGTGCAGGGCGCCACCCGCGAGTACCTGGTGCTGGAGTACGCGCCCGCCAAGCGCGGCCACCCCGGCGACCGGCTGTTCGTGCCGACCGACCAGCTCGACCAGGTCACCAAGTACGTCGGCGGCGAGGCGCCCACCCTGCACCGCCTCGGCGGCGCGGACTGGGCGAAGACCAAGCAGCGCGCGAAGAGGGCGGTCAAGGAGATCGCCGCCGACCTGATCAAGCTGTACTCGGCCCGGATGGCCGCGCCCGGCCACACCTTCGGCCCGGACACCCCCTGGCAGCGCGAGCTGGAGGACGCCTTCCCGTACGCGGAGACGCCCGACCAGCTGACCACCATCGCCGAGGTCAAGGCGGACATGGAGAAGTCCGTCCCGATGGACCGGCTGATCTGCGGCGACGTCGGCTACGGCAAGACCGAGATCGCCGTCCGGGCGGCCTTCAAGGCCGTGCAGGACGGCAAGCAGGTCGCCGTCCTGGTGCCGACCACGCTGCTGGTGCAGCAGCACTTCTCCACCTTCGCCGAGCGGTACGCCAACTTCCCGGTCAACGTGAAGGCGCTGTCCCGGTTCCAGACCGACGCCGAGGCGAAGGCCGTGCTGGAGGGCCTCTTCGAGGGCTCCGTGGACGTGGTCATCGGCACCCACCGGCTGTTCTCCTCCGAGACCCGGTTCAAGGACCTCGGCCTGGTCATCGTCGACGAGGAGCAGCGCTTCGGCGTCGAGCACAAGGAGCAGCTGAAGAAGCTGCGCGCCAACGTCGACGTGCTCACCATGTCCGCCACCCCGATCCCGCGCACCCTGGAGATGGCGGTCACCGGCATCCGCGAGATGTCCACCATCACCACCCCGCCGGAGGAGCGGCACCCGGTGCTGACCTTCGTCGGCCCGTACGACGAGAAGCAGATCGCCGCCGCCATCCGGCGTGAACTCCTGCGCGAGGGCCAGGTGTTCTACATCCACAACCGGGTCGAGTCGATCGACAAGGCGGCGGCGCGGCTCAAGGACCTCGTCCCCGAGGCGCGGGTCGCCACCGCGCACGGACAGATGGGGGAGACCCAGCTGGAGAAGGTCGTCGTCGACTTCTGGGAGAAGGAGTTCGACGTCCTGGTCTCCACCACGATCGTCGAATCCGGCATCGACATCTCCAACGCCAACACCCTGATCGTCGAGCGCGGCGACACCTTCGGCCTCTCCCAGCTGCACCAGCTGCGCGGCCGGGTCGGCCGCGGTCGCGAACGCGGCTACGCGTACATGCTCTACCCGCCGGAGAAGCCGCTCACCGAGACCGCGCACGAGCGTCTCGCCACCATCGCCCAGCACACCGAGATGGGCGCCGGCATGTACGTCGCCATGAAGGACCTGGAGATCCGCGGCGCCGGCAACCTGCTCGGCGGCGAGCAGTCCGGCCACATCGCGGGCGTCGGCTTCGACCTCTACATGCGGATGGTCGGCGAGGCGGTCGCCGAGTTCCGCGAGTCGCTGGAGGCCGGCGGCGGCGAGCCGGAGGAGGAGCCGCTGGAGGTGAAGATCGAGCTGCCGGTCGACGCCCACGTGCCGCACGACTACGCGCCGGGGGAGCGGCTGCGGCTCCAGGCGTACCGCTCGATCGCGGCGGTCAACTCCGAGCAGGACATCGTCCAGGTCCGCGAGGAGCTCACCGACCGCTACGGCAAGCTGCCCGAGCCGGTGGAGAACCTGCTGCTGGTCGCCGCCCTGCGGCTGTACGCGCGGCGCTGCGGGATCGGCGACATCACCCTGCAGGGCAACTTCGTCCGCTTCGGGCCGGTCGAGCTGCGCGAGTCGCAGGAGCTGCGGCTGAACCGGCTCTACCCGCGCACCCAGATCAAGTCCGCCGCGCAGCAGCTGCTGGTGCCCAAGCCCGCCAGCGGCGGGCGGATCGGCGGCAAGCCGCTGGTCGGGCGTGAACTCCTCGCCTGGTGCACGGAGTTCCTCACCACCATGTTCGACGACCTGGCGGGCGCCAAGCGCTGA